One stretch of Bordetella avium DNA includes these proteins:
- a CDS encoding DUF2868 domain-containing protein: protein MTSSLTGLTPQWLAEALRLREAHWGPLEDRDEARRARQAAEALPDRILWRAMLLARREGMDTLLAQWRQGAVLALLLLMAAALIAGAGAAYGALGDGSRPVNVLWAAGALLGLHGLMFLLWMASFFLSGGTSLGRAWLWITGKFARGPDTALIPQALLNLLSRTGALRWMLGAVSHLLWLVALCAALATLLIVLSTASYRFVWATTLLSPEAFVRLTTWAGWLPAQFGFKLPDAAVVRASDGLQALPAAAQVQWSVWLLGMLVCWGIVPRLLAAMLCLGMSLRALRRLHIDPALPGYATLRDRLTPAAQATGVDRPADPLRTPRILSSGAIGGRPVYASLELPADQTRPAPASATLFDAGNLDSREERNALLDALAASPASRLLLACDARQTPDRGSLALIAALAGHAAQTRVWLTGRGDRLAQWRERLRAAGLADSDILEDHDQPLMWLERGGDD from the coding sequence ATGACAAGCTCTCTCACTGGCCTGACTCCCCAATGGCTGGCCGAGGCGCTGCGTTTGCGCGAAGCGCATTGGGGTCCTCTCGAAGACCGCGATGAGGCCCGCCGCGCCCGGCAGGCCGCCGAGGCGCTGCCTGACCGCATCCTGTGGCGCGCCATGCTGCTTGCCCGGCGCGAAGGCATGGATACCCTGCTGGCGCAGTGGCGACAGGGCGCGGTGCTGGCGCTGCTCCTCCTCATGGCGGCCGCTCTGATCGCGGGCGCAGGCGCCGCCTACGGCGCCTTGGGCGATGGCTCGCGCCCGGTCAATGTCCTGTGGGCTGCGGGCGCCTTGCTGGGTCTGCACGGCCTGATGTTCCTGCTCTGGATGGCGAGCTTTTTTCTATCCGGCGGCACCAGCTTGGGCCGGGCCTGGCTATGGATCACAGGCAAGTTCGCACGGGGCCCCGACACCGCCCTGATCCCTCAGGCCTTATTGAATCTGCTTTCTCGTACAGGGGCGCTACGCTGGATGCTGGGCGCGGTCAGCCATTTGCTGTGGCTGGTGGCGCTCTGCGCGGCGCTGGCCACCCTGCTGATCGTTCTGTCCACCGCCAGCTACCGCTTCGTCTGGGCCACCACCTTGCTCTCACCCGAGGCTTTTGTGCGCCTGACCACCTGGGCCGGCTGGCTGCCCGCCCAGTTCGGTTTTAAGCTGCCCGACGCGGCCGTCGTGCGTGCCAGCGACGGCCTGCAAGCCCTGCCGGCCGCCGCTCAAGTGCAGTGGTCGGTCTGGCTGCTGGGCATGCTGGTGTGCTGGGGCATCGTCCCGCGCCTGTTGGCCGCCATGCTCTGCCTCGGCATGAGCCTGCGAGCTCTGCGCCGCCTGCATATCGACCCTGCGCTGCCCGGTTACGCCACACTGCGTGACCGCCTGACGCCAGCTGCGCAGGCCACAGGCGTGGACCGTCCGGCCGATCCCCTGCGCACACCGCGCATACTCAGCAGTGGCGCGATTGGCGGGCGGCCGGTCTATGCCAGCCTGGAACTTCCAGCCGACCAGACCCGGCCCGCGCCCGCCAGCGCAACACTGTTCGATGCTGGCAATCTGGACAGCCGCGAGGAGCGCAACGCACTGCTAGACGCTCTGGCGGCCAGCCCGGCTTCGCGTCTGTTGCTGGCCTGTGACGCCCGCCAAACGCCGGACAGAGGCTCACTCGCCCTGATTGCAGCACTGGCCGGACACGCAGCGCAAACCCGTGTCTGGCTGACTGGCCGTGGTGACCGCCTTGCGCAATGGCGGGAGCGCCTGCGCGCCGCAGGCCTGGCTGACTCGGACATTCTTGAAGACCACGATCAACCTCTGATGTGGTTGGAGCGCGGCGGCGATGACTGA
- a CDS encoding ABC transporter permease: MLGFITRRLFQSIIVMLTVALIAFAMFRYVGDPIASMVGQDTTPQQREQLRTDLGLNDPFLLQFGRFVGNAARGDFGISYRHRRPVSDLLEERLPATLELSFVSALMALVLGIPMGIYTALRRHGILSKTFMAVSLAGISLPTFLIGILLILVFGVQLRWLPSFGRGEVLNLGWWTTGLLTTSGLAALIMPAITLALFQMTLIMRLVRAEMLEVMRTDFIKFARARGLPERLINFRHALKNTLVPVITITGLQVGSIIAFAIITETVFQWPGMGLLFIQSISMVDIPVMAAYLILIAFIFVVINLVVDLLYFAVDPRLRVQSK; the protein is encoded by the coding sequence ATGCTTGGTTTCATTACGCGGCGCCTCTTTCAGTCGATCATCGTTATGCTGACGGTCGCCCTGATTGCCTTCGCCATGTTTCGCTATGTTGGCGATCCCATCGCCAGCATGGTCGGCCAGGACACCACGCCGCAACAGCGCGAACAGTTGCGCACCGACCTCGGCCTAAACGATCCCTTCCTATTGCAATTCGGGCGCTTCGTTGGCAATGCCGCCCGCGGCGATTTCGGCATTTCTTACCGGCATCGGCGTCCGGTATCCGACCTGCTTGAAGAACGCCTTCCCGCCACGCTGGAACTGTCCTTCGTATCGGCGCTGATGGCGCTGGTGCTGGGCATTCCCATGGGCATTTACACGGCGCTGCGGCGTCACGGCATTCTGTCCAAGACTTTTATGGCGGTGTCGCTGGCTGGCATCTCCCTGCCGACGTTCTTGATCGGCATACTGCTGATTCTGGTATTTGGCGTGCAGCTGCGCTGGCTGCCCAGTTTCGGGCGAGGCGAAGTGCTCAATCTCGGCTGGTGGACAACCGGCCTGCTGACCACCTCAGGTCTGGCTGCGCTCATCATGCCGGCGATCACGCTGGCGCTGTTCCAGATGACGCTCATCATGCGCCTTGTGCGCGCCGAAATGCTGGAGGTCATGCGCACCGATTTCATCAAGTTCGCGCGCGCCAGAGGCCTGCCTGAACGCCTGATCAATTTCCGCCACGCGCTGAAAAACACCCTGGTGCCAGTCATCACGATCACTGGCCTACAGGTCGGCTCCATCATTGCCTTCGCCATCATCACCGAAACCGTGTTTCAGTGGCCCGGCATGGGCCTGCTGTTCATTCAGTCCATCAGCATGGTGGATATCCCCGTGATGGCGGCCTATCTCATCCTGATCGCCTTCATCTTCGTTGTCATCAATCTGGTTGTCGATCTGCTGTACTTCGCGGTCGATCCGCGCCTGCGCGTGCAGAGCAAATAG
- a CDS encoding glutathione S-transferase N-terminal domain-containing protein, whose protein sequence is MMVLYSGTTCPFSQRCRFVLFEKGMDFEIRDIDLYNKPEDISVMNPYGQVPILVERDLILYESNIINEYIDERFPHPQLMPADPVMRARTRLFLFNFEKELFVHVSALEDRSAKPDDKKMVLARQAIRDRLAQLAPLLLKNKYMLGEEFSMLDVAVAPLLWRLDHYGIELPKNAAPLQKYAERIFSRPAYIEALTPSEKVMRR, encoded by the coding sequence ATGATGGTGCTCTACTCCGGAACCACTTGCCCGTTTTCGCAACGCTGCCGCTTTGTGCTGTTCGAAAAAGGCATGGATTTCGAGATCCGCGACATCGACCTCTATAACAAGCCGGAAGACATCTCCGTCATGAATCCCTACGGCCAGGTGCCCATCCTGGTCGAGCGCGATCTCATCCTGTACGAATCGAACATCATCAACGAGTACATCGACGAACGCTTCCCGCACCCGCAGCTCATGCCGGCCGATCCGGTCATGCGCGCCCGCACGCGACTGTTCCTCTTCAACTTCGAAAAAGAACTGTTCGTGCACGTGTCCGCCCTGGAAGACCGTAGCGCCAAGCCGGACGACAAAAAAATGGTGCTGGCCCGCCAGGCCATCCGCGACCGCCTCGCTCAGCTCGCTCCCTTGCTCCTGAAGAACAAGTACATGCTGGGCGAAGAGTTCTCCATGCTCGACGTGGCCGTAGCGCCGCTCCTGTGGCGCCTGGACCACTACGGCATCGAACTGCCCAAAAACGCGGCCCCGCTGCAAAAGTACGCCGAACGCATCTTCTCGCGCCCGGCCTACATCGAAGCGCTGACCCCGTCCGAAAAAGTCATGCGTCGCTAA
- a CDS encoding ABC transporter substrate-binding protein — MRIKSALKLSALALALGAAALSSVAQAKTLRWAYQGDATSMDPMSLNETFTLGFQGNIYETLAGYDGDLKLVPRLAESWSNPEPTKWIFKLRQGVKFHDGSPFTADDVIFSWKRSLTPGSDMKGYGAKASDIKKIDDYTIEVTTPTPNPILVREWTFLYIMSKAWAEKNKTTEATNVKGDNQGNYANLNANGTGPFILTERQPDVKTVLKRFDGYWDKGVKTNVDEVIFQPITQEATRVAALISGEMDIVQPVPVQDWKRLEDAKGVKPLSAPEARTVFIGMDQARDELLYSDVKGKNPFKDPRVREAVVLAVDTKAINDKIMRGAAKPLGSLIAEPINGYDDAYGAPTKPDVERAKKLLAEAGYPKGFTVTLDCPNDRYVNDEKICQAVAGMLARVGIKVNLQAQSKSKYFGKILLQAGNDTSMYMLGWTPSSTDAHNALLNLAACRDAKTASGQFNLGGYCNPRVDELTTKIGVETDQAKRNAMIKEAFEIVRKEHGYLPLHQQPMSWGVKDNIKVIQRADDVLDLRNVVMP; from the coding sequence ATGCGTATCAAATCTGCATTGAAGCTTTCTGCATTGGCATTGGCGCTGGGCGCCGCGGCATTGAGCAGTGTGGCGCAAGCCAAAACCCTGCGCTGGGCCTATCAGGGCGACGCCACCTCGATGGACCCGATGTCGCTGAACGAGACCTTCACGCTGGGTTTCCAGGGCAATATCTACGAAACCCTGGCGGGCTATGACGGGGATCTGAAACTGGTTCCGCGCCTGGCGGAAAGCTGGTCCAACCCGGAACCCACGAAATGGATTTTCAAGCTGCGCCAGGGCGTGAAATTTCATGATGGCTCGCCCTTCACGGCCGACGACGTCATTTTCTCCTGGAAGCGCAGCCTGACACCCGGCTCCGACATGAAAGGCTACGGCGCCAAGGCCAGCGACATCAAGAAAATCGACGATTACACCATCGAGGTCACCACCCCCACGCCCAATCCCATTCTGGTGCGCGAATGGACCTTCCTCTACATCATGAGCAAGGCCTGGGCGGAGAAAAACAAAACCACTGAAGCGACCAACGTCAAAGGCGACAACCAGGGCAACTATGCCAACCTGAACGCCAACGGCACCGGGCCTTTCATCCTGACCGAGCGCCAACCCGATGTGAAGACCGTGCTCAAGCGCTTTGACGGTTATTGGGACAAGGGCGTCAAGACCAATGTCGATGAGGTCATCTTCCAACCCATCACGCAGGAAGCCACCCGGGTCGCCGCGCTGATTTCCGGCGAGATGGATATCGTGCAGCCGGTTCCCGTTCAGGACTGGAAACGCCTGGAAGACGCCAAGGGCGTGAAGCCGCTGTCCGCCCCCGAGGCGCGCACCGTCTTTATCGGCATGGACCAGGCTCGTGACGAATTGCTTTACTCGGATGTGAAGGGCAAAAACCCCTTCAAAGATCCGCGCGTGCGCGAAGCCGTCGTGCTGGCCGTGGACACCAAGGCGATTAACGACAAGATCATGCGCGGCGCGGCCAAACCGCTGGGCTCGCTCATCGCCGAACCCATCAATGGCTATGACGACGCTTACGGCGCACCCACCAAGCCCGACGTCGAGCGCGCCAAGAAACTGCTGGCCGAAGCGGGCTATCCCAAGGGCTTCACCGTTACGCTGGACTGCCCCAACGACCGCTACGTGAATGACGAAAAAATCTGCCAGGCCGTCGCCGGCATGCTGGCTCGCGTCGGCATCAAAGTCAATCTGCAAGCACAATCCAAATCCAAGTACTTCGGCAAGATTTTGCTGCAGGCCGGCAATGACACCAGCATGTATATGCTGGGCTGGACGCCCAGCTCGACGGATGCGCATAACGCGCTGCTCAACCTTGCCGCCTGCCGCGACGCCAAGACTGCCAGCGGCCAGTTCAACCTGGGGGGCTATTGCAACCCGCGTGTCGATGAGCTCACCACCAAAATCGGCGTGGAAACCGACCAGGCCAAACGTAACGCCATGATCAAGGAAGCCTTCGAGATCGTACGCAAGGAACACGGCTATCTGCCGCTGCACCAGCAACCGATGTCATGGGGAGTGAAAGACAACATCAAGGTGATCCAACGCGCCGACGACGTGCTCGATCTGCGCAATGTCGTGATGCCCTGA
- a CDS encoding ABC transporter permease, which produces MIARIAPLFSRAADSDLWHSFKHSPGAMISAAITLAIMLGALFAPLIAPHNPFDLASLNIMDANTPPSWSEEGSRDFLLGTDDQGRDILSAILYGARVSLLVGFASVLFSMVLGVSLGLISGYAGGRVDSIIMRIADVQLSFPTILVALLIDGVARGLLPRDLHDQLALYVLIFAIGISGWVQYARTVRGSTLVERNKEYVQAAKLIGIGPFTILRRHILPNVMGPVLVIATIHLAIAIITEATLSFLGVGVPSTMPSLGTLIRIGNSYLFSGMWWISIFPGIALIALVLSVNLLGDWLRDALNPKLR; this is translated from the coding sequence ATGATCGCCCGTATCGCACCGCTTTTTTCCCGTGCCGCCGACAGCGACCTCTGGCATAGCTTCAAGCATTCGCCAGGGGCCATGATCTCGGCAGCCATCACGCTGGCCATCATGCTGGGCGCCTTGTTCGCCCCATTGATCGCTCCCCACAACCCCTTTGACCTGGCGTCGCTGAACATCATGGACGCCAATACCCCGCCCTCCTGGAGCGAGGAGGGTTCACGCGACTTTCTGCTCGGCACTGACGACCAGGGCCGCGATATCCTGTCGGCCATTCTGTATGGCGCACGGGTATCCCTGCTGGTGGGCTTCGCGTCAGTGCTGTTCTCCATGGTGCTAGGCGTCTCGCTGGGCCTGATCAGCGGCTATGCGGGAGGCAGGGTAGACAGCATCATCATGCGCATCGCCGATGTGCAACTGTCTTTCCCGACCATTCTCGTCGCACTCCTGATCGACGGCGTGGCGCGCGGCCTCTTGCCGCGCGACCTGCACGATCAACTCGCGCTGTACGTGCTCATCTTCGCTATCGGCATCTCGGGCTGGGTGCAGTACGCACGCACCGTACGCGGTTCAACCCTGGTCGAACGCAACAAGGAGTATGTGCAGGCAGCCAAACTGATCGGCATCGGTCCGTTCACGATTCTGCGGCGTCACATTCTGCCCAATGTGATGGGGCCGGTCTTGGTCATTGCAACCATTCACCTGGCCATCGCCATCATCACGGAAGCCACGCTCTCCTTTCTTGGCGTGGGTGTGCCGTCCACCATGCCTTCGCTGGGCACGCTGATCCGCATCGGCAACAGCTATCTGTTTTCCGGCATGTGGTGGATCTCCATCTTCCCCGGCATCGCGCTGATTGCGCTGGTGCTCTCGGTCAATCTGCTGGGCGACTGGCTGCGCGACGCGCTCAACCCCAAGCTGCGCTGA
- a CDS encoding DUF3482 domain-containing protein — protein MTDILKIAVVGHSNTGKTSLLRTLTRDPDFGEVADTAGTTRHVQGVLTRMPGEGAIEWFDTPGMEDSVALLEYLDDIAGPRLDGPARIRRFLDTPEAQGRYEQEARVLTKLLDCDAGLYVIDARDPVLSKHRDELALLAACGRPLLPVLNFVHAPGHRAAEWRTAMARLGLHAVLEYDTVAPPLDGEQQLYARLIVLLDRHAAMLTGFSSALAQERAMRRQAACRIAAELLIDVAALRLQSAPETVEQTSAELRDQVRTREQVCVQALLKLYNFHRDDYRADALPLHGERFSMDLFHPQALKDMGIQLGVGAAAGAMAGAAVDLALAGMSLGTGMLIGAAAGGLWQGASRLGKRLSGKLRGYHELSVDDGILRLLALRQQQLITALEGRGHAARSPIALPQMAQWQNSPLPEPLLEARSRPEWSALTPGHIDDERRKQQVCELAQILAASSDEIGNRVITPIQNN, from the coding sequence ATGACTGATATCTTGAAAATCGCTGTCGTCGGGCACAGCAATACCGGAAAAACCTCCTTGCTGCGCACGCTGACGCGCGACCCGGATTTTGGAGAGGTCGCCGATACGGCAGGCACAACACGGCATGTTCAAGGCGTGTTGACGCGTATGCCCGGTGAGGGTGCGATCGAATGGTTCGATACCCCCGGCATGGAAGATAGCGTCGCGCTGCTGGAATACCTGGATGACATCGCTGGGCCACGCCTGGACGGTCCGGCGCGCATCCGCCGCTTTCTGGACACGCCCGAGGCGCAGGGCCGCTATGAGCAGGAAGCGCGCGTGCTGACCAAGCTGCTGGACTGCGATGCCGGACTCTATGTGATCGACGCGCGCGATCCGGTGCTGAGCAAACATCGCGACGAGCTGGCCTTGCTCGCCGCCTGCGGGCGCCCCCTGTTGCCAGTGCTCAACTTCGTGCATGCCCCGGGCCACCGTGCGGCCGAATGGCGTACCGCGATGGCGCGCCTGGGCCTGCATGCGGTGCTGGAGTACGACACGGTCGCGCCGCCACTGGACGGCGAACAACAACTCTATGCCCGTTTGATCGTGCTACTGGATCGTCACGCCGCCATGCTGACGGGCTTCTCAAGCGCGCTGGCGCAAGAGCGTGCCATGCGCCGTCAGGCCGCCTGCCGCATCGCCGCCGAATTACTGATCGACGTTGCCGCGCTGCGGCTGCAAAGCGCCCCGGAAACCGTCGAGCAAACCTCCGCCGAGCTGCGCGACCAGGTACGCACGCGCGAGCAGGTTTGCGTGCAAGCGCTGCTCAAACTCTATAACTTTCATCGCGATGACTATCGAGCCGACGCCTTGCCGCTGCATGGTGAGCGTTTCAGCATGGATCTGTTTCATCCTCAAGCCCTGAAAGACATGGGCATACAGCTGGGCGTCGGCGCCGCCGCAGGGGCCATGGCCGGTGCCGCTGTCGATCTCGCCCTGGCCGGCATGAGCCTGGGTACCGGCATGCTGATCGGCGCTGCCGCTGGCGGCCTGTGGCAAGGCGCCAGCCGTCTTGGAAAACGCCTGAGCGGTAAGCTGCGCGGCTATCACGAGCTCAGCGTGGATGACGGCATACTGCGCTTACTGGCTTTGCGGCAACAGCAATTGATCACCGCACTGGAAGGTCGTGGCCATGCGGCCCGCTCGCCCATTGCCTTGCCGCAAATGGCGCAATGGCAAAACAGCCCCCTTCCCGAACCCCTCCTGGAAGCCCGTAGCCGGCCTGAATGGTCCGCGCTGACTCCGGGGCATATCGATGACGAGCGGCGCAAGCAACAGGTCTGTGAACTCGCGCAAATACTCGCTGCTTCGTCCGACGAGATAGGGAACCGAGTGATAACCCCAATCCAAAACAATTGA
- a CDS encoding cytochrome b produces MAGEKNVEATGLLGWLDRRFPVMSFWKAHLTEYYVPKNLNFWYIFGSLALVVLVIQIVTGIALVMHYKPDAEKAFQSVEYIMREVPWGWLVRYMHSTGASMFFVVIYLHMLRGLFYGSYRKPRELVWIFGVALFLCLMAEAFFGYLLPWGQMSYWGAQVIINLFSAIPFIGPDLAIWIRGDYVVSDATLNRFFAFHVIAIPLLLIGLVVAHLVALHEVGSSNPDGIDIENGPKDQYGRPADALPFHPFYTVHDLRGVVVFLMVFAAIVFFAPEMGGYFLEYNNFLPADPLQTPAHIAPVWYFTPFYSMLRATTGSLTWVLAGACILSAAALLARRPRRTRLALPAMLVLLAVLLRTLEAKFWGVAVMGGSVLILFFLPWLDQSPVRSIRYRPGWHKGLYAIFIANFLMLGYVGTQTPSATFNLMAQAGTLIYLGFFLLMPIWSRLGTFKPEPVRLTLRRARQGKEAP; encoded by the coding sequence ATGGCAGGCGAAAAAAACGTCGAGGCAACAGGCCTGTTAGGCTGGCTGGACCGGCGTTTTCCGGTGATGTCTTTTTGGAAGGCGCACCTGACCGAATACTACGTACCGAAGAACCTCAACTTTTGGTACATCTTCGGCTCACTCGCGCTGGTCGTGCTCGTCATCCAGATCGTGACCGGCATTGCCCTGGTCATGCATTACAAACCCGACGCGGAAAAAGCCTTTCAGTCGGTCGAGTACATCATGCGCGAAGTTCCTTGGGGCTGGCTGGTGCGCTACATGCACTCCACCGGCGCCTCGATGTTCTTTGTCGTGATCTATCTGCATATGCTGCGCGGCCTCTTCTATGGCTCGTACCGCAAGCCGCGCGAACTGGTCTGGATTTTCGGCGTTGCCCTCTTTCTATGCCTGATGGCCGAAGCCTTCTTCGGCTATCTGCTGCCCTGGGGGCAGATGTCCTACTGGGGCGCACAGGTCATCATTAACCTGTTCTCGGCCATCCCTTTTATCGGTCCGGATCTGGCCATCTGGATTCGTGGCGACTACGTGGTCTCGGATGCCACGCTCAACCGCTTCTTCGCCTTCCACGTCATCGCCATTCCGCTGTTGCTGATCGGCCTGGTCGTGGCCCACCTGGTGGCGCTGCACGAAGTCGGCTCCAGCAACCCCGACGGCATCGACATCGAAAACGGCCCCAAAGATCAATATGGCCGCCCGGCCGATGCCCTGCCTTTCCATCCCTTTTACACCGTGCACGACCTCAGGGGCGTGGTGGTGTTTCTGATGGTGTTTGCAGCCATCGTATTTTTTGCCCCGGAGATGGGCGGCTATTTTCTGGAATACAACAACTTTCTTCCGGCCGATCCGCTACAGACGCCCGCTCACATCGCGCCGGTCTGGTACTTCACGCCGTTCTATTCCATGCTGCGCGCCACCACGGGCAGCCTCACCTGGGTGCTGGCCGGCGCCTGCATCCTGAGCGCCGCCGCACTGCTCGCCAGACGTCCGCGCCGGACTCGGCTGGCATTGCCCGCGATGCTCGTCCTGCTCGCCGTGCTGCTGCGCACCCTTGAGGCGAAGTTCTGGGGCGTAGCCGTAATGGGCGGATCAGTGCTCATCCTGTTCTTTCTGCCCTGGCTGGACCAGTCGCCGGTCAGGTCTATTCGCTACCGTCCAGGCTGGCACAAAGGGCTCTACGCCATTTTCATCGCCAACTTCCTCATGCTCGGCTATGTCGGCACGCAAACCCCCTCCGCCACTTTCAATCTGATGGCGCAGGCAGGCACGCTGATTTACCTGGGTTTTTTCCTGCTGATGCCGATCTGGAGCCGTCTGGGGACTTTCAAGCCGGAACCCGTGCGCCTGACTCTGCGCCGGGCACGCCAGGGCAAGGAAGCGCCATGA
- the mscL gene encoding large conductance mechanosensitive channel protein MscL codes for MSKATGFLKEFRDFAVKGNAIDLAVGVIIGAAFSKIVDSIVKDLIMPVVNFIVGGSVDFSNQFLVLSLPKDYAGPMTYAELSKAGANVLAWGNFVTILINFVLLAFVIFWMVKVINRARHSKDETAAPPPPTPEEVVLLREIRDSLKK; via the coding sequence ATGAGCAAAGCAACCGGTTTTCTTAAGGAATTCCGCGATTTCGCCGTCAAGGGTAATGCTATCGACCTGGCGGTCGGCGTCATTATTGGCGCCGCGTTCAGCAAAATTGTCGACTCTATCGTCAAAGACCTGATCATGCCCGTGGTCAATTTTATCGTGGGCGGCTCGGTAGATTTCAGTAATCAGTTTCTCGTTTTGTCCTTGCCCAAGGACTATGCCGGCCCCATGACTTATGCCGAGCTGAGCAAGGCCGGCGCGAACGTGCTGGCCTGGGGTAATTTCGTCACGATTCTGATTAATTTCGTGCTCTTGGCCTTCGTCATCTTCTGGATGGTGAAAGTCATCAATCGTGCGCGTCATAGCAAAGACGAAACGGCGGCTCCGCCTCCGCCGACGCCCGAAGAGGTGGTGCTGCTGCGCGAAATCCGCGATTCGCTCAAGAAGTAA
- the petA gene encoding ubiquinol-cytochrome c reductase iron-sulfur subunit, with the protein MSQDKRVHDDEAAVPAELPADPSRRFWVGAACAVGGVAGVTATIPLFGTVAPSARAESAGAPVEVDISDLVPGKMRVVVWRGKPVWVVRRDEAQLQGIKTQDKQVADPDSDRPGYTPAFAKNEYRSRKPDLFVCIGLCTHLGCSPTPHFETGPGAGLPPSWAGGFICPCHGSTFDMAGRVYKDKPAPDNLEVPPYRYLSDTRILVGADDDHKA; encoded by the coding sequence ATGAGTCAGGATAAGCGGGTGCATGACGACGAAGCTGCCGTGCCTGCCGAGCTACCCGCCGACCCGTCTCGGCGCTTCTGGGTCGGCGCAGCCTGTGCGGTCGGCGGTGTCGCCGGGGTAACAGCCACAATCCCGCTGTTTGGCACCGTTGCGCCCTCCGCCCGGGCCGAAAGCGCCGGCGCCCCCGTCGAAGTCGACATCAGCGACCTGGTACCCGGCAAGATGCGCGTCGTAGTGTGGCGCGGCAAGCCGGTCTGGGTCGTACGCCGCGATGAGGCGCAGCTCCAGGGCATCAAGACACAGGACAAACAGGTTGCCGACCCGGACTCCGACCGCCCCGGCTATACCCCCGCGTTCGCCAAGAACGAATACCGTTCGCGCAAGCCTGATCTCTTTGTCTGCATCGGTCTTTGCACCCATCTGGGCTGCTCCCCGACCCCGCATTTCGAAACCGGCCCGGGCGCCGGCTTGCCGCCCAGCTGGGCGGGCGGCTTTATCTGCCCCTGTCATGGCTCGACCTTCGATATGGCCGGCCGGGTTTACAAAGACAAGCCCGCGCCCGACAACCTCGAAGTCCCGCCCTATCGCTACCTGTCGGATACCCGCATCCTCGTAGGCGCCGACGACGACCACAAGGCCTGA
- a CDS encoding ClpXP protease specificity-enhancing factor, producing the protein MGETSTKPYLIRALHEWCTDNGYTPYLTVQVDEHTLVPLGHVRDGQITLNVGTLATNKLLLGNEFIEFQARFSGVTENVMVPVQAVSAIYARETGAGMGFEVQPYEPAVREEAAQEGESQSSADTPAPAEDSPADTKRPHLTIVK; encoded by the coding sequence ATGGGCGAAACTTCGACCAAACCCTATCTGATCCGCGCCCTGCACGAATGGTGTACCGACAACGGCTACACCCCTTACCTCACCGTGCAGGTCGATGAGCACACCCTGGTGCCCCTGGGCCACGTGCGCGACGGCCAGATCACCCTGAACGTCGGCACGCTGGCCACCAACAAACTGTTGCTCGGCAACGAGTTCATCGAGTTCCAAGCGCGCTTTAGCGGCGTAACGGAAAACGTCATGGTGCCGGTTCAGGCAGTCAGTGCCATCTACGCACGCGAAACTGGCGCCGGCATGGGCTTCGAAGTTCAGCCCTACGAACCCGCCGTTCGTGAAGAAGCGGCGCAAGAGGGCGAATCCCAGTCCAGCGCGGATACCCCCGCGCCGGCCGAAGACAGCCCCGCCGACACCAAGCGTCCGCACCTGACCATCGTCAAGTAA
- a CDS encoding cytochrome c1, which translates to MIRKLMAMALLLWCATANALDRAPDQTNDLASLQNGAKLFINYCLNCHSASAMRYNKLQEIGLTEQQIRDNLLFTGEKLGDAMTIAMTPEEAKKWFGVTPPDLSLMARAKSTTGGPSGADYLYTYLRTFYRDTSRPSGWNNLVFPGTAMPHALWQRQGPRELTLVKQREVTASDGSKRWEKVTTLYDAQGYSTSKAEPLAHFSGQEGPPEAKFRVLEPSREAAYDRDIADLTAFMTWMAEPVQRSRIRLGWGVLIFLGLFLVVSWRLNAAYWKHVR; encoded by the coding sequence ATGATCCGCAAGCTGATGGCCATGGCCTTGCTGCTTTGGTGCGCCACCGCCAACGCGCTAGACCGCGCGCCGGATCAAACCAACGATCTGGCCTCTTTGCAAAACGGCGCAAAACTGTTCATCAACTACTGCCTGAACTGTCATAGCGCCAGCGCCATGCGCTACAACAAACTGCAAGAGATAGGCCTGACCGAACAACAGATCCGGGACAACCTGCTGTTCACCGGCGAAAAACTGGGCGATGCCATGACGATTGCCATGACGCCCGAGGAAGCCAAAAAGTGGTTCGGCGTCACCCCCCCTGATCTCTCCCTCATGGCACGCGCCAAATCCACCACGGGCGGCCCCAGCGGCGCGGACTACCTCTACACCTATTTGCGCACTTTCTACCGCGACACCTCGCGCCCCAGCGGTTGGAACAACCTCGTTTTTCCCGGCACCGCCATGCCGCATGCCCTCTGGCAACGCCAGGGCCCCCGCGAACTCACTCTGGTCAAACAGCGTGAAGTCACCGCATCGGACGGCAGCAAACGATGGGAAAAGGTGACTACGTTGTATGATGCGCAAGGTTATTCCACTTCAAAGGCGGAACCCCTTGCTCATTTCAGTGGCCAGGAGGGACCGCCCGAGGCGAAGTTCAGGGTGCTGGAGCCGTCGCGCGAGGCCGCGTATGACCGCGATATCGCCGACCTTACCGCCTTCATGACCTGGATGGCCGAGCCCGTTCAACGAAGCCGAATCCGCTTAGGATGGGGCGTGTTGATCTTTCTGGGCTTGTTCCTGGTGGTCAGTTGGCGCCTGAACGCGGCCTACTGGAAACATGTACGCTAA